Proteins encoded by one window of Acidobacteriota bacterium:
- a CDS encoding CPCC family cysteine-rich protein codes for MPKSRFACPCCGFLTLVEEPPGTYALCPVCFWEDDAVQFRNPEYEGGANKVSLAQARRNYARFGASEPQFLIHVRPPLPEEASSSSRGAKPKDHPRRC; via the coding sequence GTGCCCAAATCGCGTTTCGCTTGCCCTTGCTGCGGCTTTCTGACCCTCGTCGAGGAGCCGCCCGGTACTTATGCGCTCTGTCCCGTCTGTTTCTGGGAAGATGACGCAGTCCAGTTCCGGAATCCCGAATACGAGGGAGGTGCGAACAAGGTAAGCCTGGCTCAAGCTCGGCGTAACTATGCGCGCTTCGGTGCCAGCGAGCCCCAGTTCCTGATCCATGTGAGGCCACCGCTTCCCGAGGAGGCGAGCTCGAGCTCCCGCGGGGCCAAGCCAAAGGATCACCCTCGAAGGTGCTAG
- a CDS encoding nucleoside-diphosphate sugar epimerase/dehydratase, with protein sequence MQGSEESQPATENSRRTLASFFLKRRTQFVLDLAALVLAFALAYLLRFEFRLAGQESRALSQLPLAVLLQLTACLLAGIHTFVWRYVGLREVEAFARAAVFSAVPMVALRYGLPDALEVWKIPLSIIVMDTIFAFGGLLTLRVLRRLVYERFERGQASSSQRKAVLLIGAGKAGVLAMREIQNRGDMDIEAVGFVDDDPLKQGMVIQGAKVLGTTRELSRLVRENSIDHVILTIAEADPQRLQRIVESCRREGIKVRTIPGLYEVLQGKVSISRFRDVELEDLLGRDPVRLDEEQLGRFLSDATVMVTGAGGSIGSELARQIARFRPRRLLLVERAEPALFHIEQELLALWPQLEVVPLVADVGDAERIAQVLDQLAPRVVFHAAAHKHVPMMESNEGEAVKNNVLATHRLAQECGKHGVEAMVLISSDKAVRPSSIMGATKRAAELVVQDHDARYPDTRFLAVRFGNVLGSAGSVIEIFKRQIAAGGPLTVTDPQMERFFMTIPEASQLVLQAAAMGRGGEIFILDMGEPIKIVDLAEKMIRLSGFEPGRDIEVVFSGLRPGEKLYEELELDGEGIAKTRHPKIFIGQLKPYPREQIATALQELGRLAGRGDGAAIRRHLRDLLPEARIRLTGDHSDRVAS encoded by the coding sequence ATGCAGGGATCTGAGGAGTCCCAGCCGGCAACCGAGAACAGCCGCCGGACTCTCGCCTCGTTCTTTCTGAAGCGTCGCACCCAGTTCGTTCTCGACTTGGCCGCCCTGGTGCTGGCCTTCGCGCTGGCTTACCTGCTGCGCTTCGAGTTCCGCCTCGCGGGCCAGGAAAGTCGCGCCCTCAGCCAGCTTCCCCTCGCCGTCCTCCTCCAGCTCACGGCCTGCCTGCTCGCCGGCATCCACACCTTCGTCTGGCGCTATGTCGGCCTGCGCGAGGTCGAAGCCTTCGCCCGCGCCGCGGTGTTCTCCGCGGTCCCGATGGTGGCGCTGCGCTACGGCCTGCCGGACGCCCTCGAGGTTTGGAAGATTCCTCTCTCGATCATCGTGATGGACACCATTTTCGCCTTTGGCGGTCTGCTCACGCTGCGCGTGCTGCGACGCCTGGTGTACGAGCGCTTCGAGCGCGGTCAGGCGTCCTCCAGCCAGCGCAAGGCGGTGCTCCTGATCGGCGCCGGCAAGGCCGGCGTGCTGGCCATGCGCGAGATCCAGAACCGCGGCGACATGGACATCGAGGCGGTCGGATTCGTCGACGACGATCCCTTGAAGCAGGGCATGGTGATTCAGGGAGCCAAGGTCCTCGGCACCACCCGCGAGCTCTCCCGCCTGGTGCGCGAAAACAGCATCGATCACGTCATTCTGACCATCGCCGAGGCCGATCCGCAGCGCTTGCAAAGGATCGTCGAGAGCTGCCGCCGGGAGGGCATCAAGGTGCGCACCATCCCGGGCCTCTATGAGGTGCTGCAGGGCAAGGTGTCGATCAGCCGCTTTCGGGACGTCGAGCTCGAAGATCTCCTCGGCCGCGACCCGGTGCGCCTCGACGAGGAGCAGCTGGGTCGCTTCCTGAGCGACGCGACGGTGATGGTCACCGGCGCCGGCGGCTCGATCGGCAGTGAGCTGGCGCGCCAGATCGCGCGTTTCCGGCCCCGCCGCCTCCTGCTCGTCGAGCGCGCCGAGCCGGCGCTGTTCCACATCGAGCAGGAGCTCCTCGCCCTCTGGCCGCAGCTCGAAGTGGTCCCGCTGGTGGCCGACGTCGGCGACGCCGAGCGCATCGCTCAGGTGCTCGACCAGTTGGCGCCGCGGGTGGTCTTCCACGCCGCCGCCCACAAGCACGTTCCGATGATGGAGAGCAACGAAGGCGAAGCGGTGAAGAACAATGTTCTCGCCACCCATCGGCTGGCTCAGGAGTGCGGCAAGCACGGCGTCGAGGCGATGGTGCTGATCTCTTCCGACAAGGCGGTGAGACCGAGCTCGATCATGGGCGCCACCAAGCGCGCCGCCGAGTTGGTGGTTCAGGACCACGACGCCCGCTACCCGGACACCCGCTTCCTGGCGGTGCGCTTCGGAAACGTCCTCGGCTCGGCCGGCTCGGTGATCGAGATCTTCAAGCGCCAGATCGCCGCTGGCGGTCCGCTGACCGTCACCGACCCTCAGATGGAACGCTTCTTCATGACCATTCCGGAGGCCTCCCAGCTGGTGCTGCAGGCGGCGGCCATGGGGCGCGGCGGCGAGATCTTCATCCTCGACATGGGGGAGCCGATCAAGATCGTCGATCTGGCGGAGAAGATGATTCGGCTCTCCGGCTTCGAGCCCGGCCGGGATATCGAGGTGGTGTTCTCCGGCCTGCGGCCCGGCGAGAAGCTCTACGAAGAGCTCGAGCTCGATGGCGAAGGCATCGCCAAGACCCGCCATCCGAAGATCTTCATCGGCCAGCTCAAGCCCTACCCGCGGGAGCAGATCGCGACCGCCCTCCAGGAGCTCGGCCGCCTCGCCGGCCGCGGCGACGGCGCCGCCATCCGCCGCCACCTGCGGGACCTCCTGCCGGAAGCTCGAATTCGCCTCACCGGCGATCACAGCGACCGCGTCGCGTCCTGA
- a CDS encoding NAD-dependent epimerase/dehydratase family protein, with the protein MAIPDFSSHPVVVTGGAGFIGSHLVDALVDGGAQVRVLDDLSSGKRANLEHHGAGVELITGDIRDLDTCRRALRGARYVFHQAARGSVPRSLAEPNLTLDINVGGTATVFTAARDEGVERIVYASSSSVYGDSAALPKREGEEGAPLSPYAASKKMNEDLALVFGRCFDLTIVGLRYFNVYGPRQDPKGAYAAVIPRFFSACLAGEAPVIYGDGEQSRDFTFVADAVRANLLAAGAPKAAGGRAFNVAAGRRTTVNELAQRVRSAAGRGLEAQHEPPRPGDVAHSLASLEAAGEVLGYRAGLDLEQGLERSREHYAALTAAG; encoded by the coding sequence ATGGCCATTCCCGATTTCTCGTCCCACCCGGTGGTGGTCACCGGCGGCGCCGGCTTCATCGGCTCTCACCTGGTCGACGCCCTGGTCGATGGCGGCGCCCAGGTACGGGTGCTCGACGATCTGTCGAGCGGCAAGCGCGCCAACCTCGAGCATCACGGCGCCGGCGTCGAGCTGATCACCGGCGATATTCGCGACCTCGACACCTGCCGCCGGGCGCTCCGGGGGGCCCGCTATGTCTTTCACCAGGCTGCCCGCGGCTCGGTGCCACGCTCCCTGGCGGAGCCCAATCTCACCCTCGACATCAACGTCGGCGGTACCGCCACGGTGTTCACCGCGGCGCGCGACGAAGGCGTCGAGCGCATCGTCTACGCCTCGTCGTCGAGCGTCTACGGGGACAGCGCCGCACTGCCGAAGCGCGAAGGCGAGGAGGGCGCCCCGCTCAGCCCCTACGCCGCCTCGAAGAAGATGAACGAGGATCTGGCCCTGGTCTTCGGCCGCTGCTTCGACCTCACCATCGTCGGCCTGCGCTACTTCAACGTCTACGGACCTCGGCAGGACCCGAAGGGAGCCTATGCGGCGGTCATTCCGCGCTTTTTCAGCGCCTGTCTGGCGGGCGAAGCGCCGGTGATCTACGGCGATGGCGAACAGAGCCGCGACTTCACCTTCGTCGCCGATGCGGTGCGCGCCAACCTGCTCGCCGCCGGTGCTCCGAAGGCCGCCGGGGGACGCGCCTTCAACGTCGCCGCCGGCCGCCGCACCACCGTCAACGAGCTCGCCCAGAGGGTGCGCTCCGCCGCCGGACGCGGCCTCGAGGCGCAGCACGAGCCGCCTCGACCGGGGGACGTCGCCCACTCCCTGGCCAGCCTCGAGGCCGCCGGGGAGGTTCTCGGCTACCGGGCCGGCCTCGACCTCGAGCAAGGCCTCGAACGCAGCCGCGAGCACTACGCCGCCCTCACCGCCGCCGGCTGA